The DNA window TTTCGCTGAGCCCTTTAAATCGTGGCCCACAGGCTACGTTTTCGAAAATGGAAAGAGGAAGCGCGGTCGGCAGATCGAAAACCATCCCCAGTCGCCGGCGCAATTCCGGCAGGGAAATCTCCGGACCATAGATCTCTTGACTGTCGATGAATATCTGGCCCGTGTGGCTCGTCCCGAAGATCAGATCGGTGAGGCGGTTCATGCTTTTGAGCAGGGTCGTCTTTCCACTCCGGGCCGGACCCAGAATGGCGAAGATCTGGTTGGGCTGGATGGAAAGGTTGAGATCTTTCAAGGCCATGAAAGTCCCGTAATAAAAGTGAAAATTCTGAATGGCAATTTTAGCTTGCTTCTCCATGAACGAAGATTCCTCAAGCCTTATGGGCATAACGGTACATCATCCAGTTGGCCACGGTATTGATAGCCAGGATTAAAAGGATCAGGGCAGCTCCGGTGGCATAAGCCATCTCCATAGAAATCCCTTCCCGGGCCAGGATGTAAAAATGAACCGCCATGGTCCGGATCGGGGAGAATAAAGAGTCGGGAGTTATAAAGGAGGAGCCGGCCGTGAGGATCACCGCAGCCGTCTCTCCCACGCTTCGCCCGACTCCCAGGAGAACTCCAGTCAGAATACCGGGAAAGGCATTGGGCAGAACCATCTTCCTTATGGTCTGCCAGCGGGTCCCTCCCAGAGCAAAACTCACTTCGCGGTAGGTGTAGGGAACGGATTTGATGGCTTCTTCCGCGGTACAGATGATCGTAGGGAGAATCATGGTAGCCAAGGTGAGCCCACCCGAAAGGATAGACCAACCCATTCGTAAAAAGATCACAAAAAAAACGAAGCCAAAAAGGCCGAAAATAATCGATGGGACCCCGGCCAGACAATCTGTGCCGAAGCGGATGACCCGGCT is part of the Deltaproteobacteria bacterium genome and encodes:
- the pstA gene encoding phosphate ABC transporter permease PstA, coding for GLPLLHPDFFIQAPRQMGRAGGIFSTIIGTIALTVVAIVIATPLGVGTAIFLQEYTRESGVSRVIRFGTDCLAGVPSIIFGLFGFVFFVIFLRMGWSILSGGLTLATMILPTIICTAEEAIKSVPYTYREVSFALGGTRWQTIRKMVLPNAFPGILTGVLLGVGRSVGETAAVILTAGSSFITPDSLFSPIRTMAVHFYILAREGISMEMAYATGAALILLILAINTVANWMMYRYAHKA